The Kogia breviceps isolate mKogBre1 chromosome 19, mKogBre1 haplotype 1, whole genome shotgun sequence genome contains the following window.
GGATCATCTTCCCCTAAATGCACCTTCAGGTACTAAAGTTGCTAAGTTCTGCTGGCTGACCCTTCCTCCTTATCCTTTGCATCCCTCGACATCTCTTCATGGGAAGATTGCAGTGgtttcctaactggtctccctgcctccagtcaCACCTCTACACAAGCTTGAACTTACGTGACCTTCACAACATGCCTGCAAGTAAGCAAAGCAGCAATCCTTATCcctattttgcaaatgagaaaactgaggtctagTGGTACTGTGGAACTGGCTCATACAGGCTTGTGAAAGCCAACTGttaaaatttcagaaattttgggacttccctggtggtccagtggttaagactttgcacgcccactgcagggggcgtggaaTAAATTTTGCAAGccagctggtttttttttttttggcttgaaccccagccttcagcagtgagagcataaagtcctaactactggaccgccagggaattccctacaagcCAGTTGCTAAACACAGCCAacgattaaaaattaaattctacaaacattaaatatattaaaaacaaaggtaatacattctcaaaactcatcacttcctaataattttactattattatttacctGTGCTCTTGAGGTTATTTGTGTTGTTGTATCTGCTACATAATAGTATGAAACTACTGCATAATAGTATGCTCTGTGTTCAGTAAAGTCAGGATGGTAGATTGAAATCAGCCTTGGTGGGAGGATTTACACCAGAGAAATCGGCAGACGCTACAAATAGGGACTTGATTTATTGTTTTGTCGATAATCTAAATTTAAGAAAGTGatgagaaaatgtaaataattcaCATTTTAAGTGAATGTGTTATGTCTGTAGCCATTACATTCTGTATAGCACAAAACTTGAGGAAATATTCTTTCAGtatttgaaaattgttttcttattcaACAAAGAAGTCGCTCCCATAATTGACAGGTAAGACGTTTTTGTTTATTCACTTTCCTCTTACATTGACACAGAGGACATCGACCAACATCCATGTGGCGATTACATTCCCCGGTCAACTGAAACCACGTGTTGGCTACCCATACAGCAGTTGGGCAAAAATCAGTGAAAGCATTCTGTGAGAATAAATTGGTTATAAGGAATCTGCAAATGtacattattatttgtaaattctGTGCTACACATCCTTATGTACCTATATACGTGCATACATTCCCCTTTTCTCCCGACAGTCGGCTGTTCAACATTTAGCAGCACAGCACTGGGTCTAGAACATGTTATTCATGTgtcattccataaatattcacTGGATGCCAAGGCGGGGATACAGTTAGTCAATGAACAAACGACTTGGCCACTGTCACACATCGCAAGCGGCATAGGCGGGACCAGAGCCAAAAGGTACTGTCCTCCCAAGGCCAGCAGCTCTCTCCCAGGACTAGACCAAGCTTTCCAGGGGACCCCACCTTATCCGGAAGGGTGGCTTCGGCCTGAGGGCCCGGGAAGTGAAAAACCAGGGTCGGGGTACCGGACTAAGGGCTAGGCGAGAAGCAGCTCACGGCCAATAGCGGCCCAGGCCCCGCGTAACGTCACTCTTCGGAGAGGCCGGCGCGAGCACGCCCTGGGGAAAGGGcgtggccaccatcacccggaAGTGACGCATTGGGGGCGGTGCTCGGCGGCTCCGCGCAGGGTGGGCTCGCGCTGGGCTCCGCGCGACCCCCGCCCCCTGTATGAGGCAGAGGCCGCGGCAGCCGTTAGCACTGTCGTTCCGGGGGCAGCGGCGGGCGGGGCTCCGGAGGGGCCCGGCCTAgtccccaccccagcccggcTCCCAGccgcccgccctccctccctctccccgatGCAGGGGGCCGAGCTCCGGGATggtgaggcggcggcggcggcggccgcttCGTACCGCGTCCTGAGCCGCCTGCTCGGCTATGGAGAGGCGGACCCCGAGCcaggcccgccgccgccgcccccgggcCATGGCCCCGCGCCGCCACCCTTCCTCACGCGGCCGGGCCCGCGGGGCTCCCGGCCGCCTCAGCTGATGGTGTTCCGCAACGTGGGTCGGCCGCCGGAGGAGGAGGACGCGGAGGCGGCCCGGGAGCCGGGACCCTCGGAACTGCTGTGTCCTCGGCACCGCTGTGCCCTGGACCCCAAGGCCCTGCCGCCGGGGTTGGCGCTCGAGCGGACCTGGGGCCCGGCGGTTGGACTAGAGGCGCAGTTGGCGGCTCTGGGGCTCGGGCAGCCTGCGGGGCCCGGGGTCAAGACGGTCGGCGGAGGTTGCTGCCCGTGCCCGTGCCCCCCTCAGCCGCCCCCTCCGCAGCCCCAGCCGCCTGCTGCCGCCCCGCAGGCCGGGGAGGACCCCACGGAAACGAGCGACGCGCTGCTGGTCCTGGAAGGCTTGGAGTCAGAGGCCGAGAGCCTGGAGACTAACAGCTGCTCAGAAGAGGAGCTCAGCAGCCCGGGccgcggaggaggagggggcggccGGCTTCTGCTGCAGCCTCCGGGCCCTGAATTACCCCCGGTGCCCTTCCCGGTGCAGGACTTGGTCCCTCCAGGGCGCTTGAGTAGAGGGGAGCAGCagccacctcccccacccccgcctcctccTGGGCCCCTCCGGCCGCTCGCAGGCCCTTCTCGGAAGAGCTCCCTCAAAATCCGCCTCAGTCGCCTGTTCCGCACGAAGAGCTGCAACGGTGGCTCCGGCGGTGGGGATGGGGCCGGCAAGAGGCCTTCCGGAGAGCTGGCTGCTTCAGCTGCGAGCCTGACAGACGTGGGAGGCTTTGCGGGCCGGGAGCTGGACGCGGGGAGGTGAGACCGGCTGGGGGTCGGTGGGGCTGCCTGACAgacttccttttcttgtttcatttcccttttattctACTGCTAACACGATCCTGACAATTCTTAAGATATGGTCTTCATAAGGAGGCGGAGACTTGAGGCGAAAGGTGGTGACATTGCCCATTAGGTCAGAGCTGATTGTGGGAGCAGCCTTCACTCTAAGAATTCACTCCCGCTGTGACACTTATCAGCTGGTTTCCATCTCTCTGGTTGGGCGATGATTCCAAACCACCGCCCCCCCACGCCCACCCTGGCCCAGCTTTTAAAGTTTTTCCAAGGTGTCTGTCTACCATTACCCCTGGCGGGGGGCTTGCTGAACAGGTGTAGCCTTTGGGGCAAAAAGTTGGTGTAGTGTTTGACCACCTTGCTTATTCTTTCTGTGTACCAGCACCCCCTTCACACTCACGCGTGCAGATGTGGTGACAGACTTGTGTAGTTGTAGGCCAGCAGTCAGTTGGGCATCTCTGTTCAgagttttaatgttttcttgGTTGGTTTCTTAGATATACTTGGGATCTCAAGCCTGTATGCTGACCACTGTGAGAATAGAAAATAGCCTTGCTCTCAAACCCACATGAGAAGTCTTAAGTATGAGTTCTAGGCCAATTGATGAAAATTCCAAacttagacatttttttcctgcatttctgAAGGGTGGATGGTTCTCTGACATCCAGTGTTAGATTTGTACATCGGTTTAGAAAAGCTGTCAACTTTTGTGTCACTGAAATGAGACTTCCCTTGTGATAACTGCCATTGTGGTTTGCACTGTTGAGTGGGTTCTTAGAAAGATTGGAACTGGTTTTGGTGCAGCTCATGTGATGGATTCATGAGATGCACTGGTAGCCACAACCCAAGGCTGAAAAACATTGAGAACTACTGTTCATCAGAATCACGTGGGAAGCTTTGGGAAAAGATCAGAGGGccaagaatttgaatttttaaaaagctccctagTCGGTCCTAAGGTGTGATCTGGACTGGAAACCACTCATCCTTTCAAAGGAACTTGTACTTCAAAAGGAAAGTGTGGggtcagtttttttgtttgtttctttttgtttttgccatgTGCCACGggggaatctcagttccctgaccagggatggaacctgtgccccctgcttggaagcgcagagtcctaaccactggaccgccagggaattgccCTTGGTCAGTTTGACTTTGTTGCCTTTTCTAAACAGCTGGGCCAGGGGCTTATCTTGGGAATCAGACCAAACCCAGACTTCCTGAGGAAATCAGTAGGTTGATGCGTGTTGCCCCTTCAGGTAGATGTATGTTTCCACATTTGCCTCCCAATGAACTCACGCTGGGAGCTTAGGTCTGGAAAAGTGTGGCTGCTGAAGCAGCTTTTTCGTGGTAGGCTCTGCATTCGATGCTCCACGTAACCAGTGTAGATGAAATTTTCATCAGCTGTGGGGAGGGCAGGATTGAAGCTGTGGGTAATGACATAGGATAGATTGCTAGTTTTCTTGTAGTTTGTCTTGCCTTTGTTCCATATTGACCAGGACTTGGTCTAAGATTCCAGAGACACCAAATAGGAGGTGTGGTGTGAAATTAGCTGCTACGTCTAATAGATTAGGAGGAGGAAAAGGCATATAACACTATACGGTTTTTTGCATTTGGAAGCAGAATTTAATGGTCATTGGCTGCTCTGTGACCAACCCTCACACTAAGCACAATACAGATTTCTACTGCTGAGCAAATTGGGCTGTAGCTCTGCAAAGAAGCTTAGTTCAGGGCACTGGAGAATTACATTTTTTGGTCCAAGAGCTTTTTGTGATGAATTGGAGAAGAGCTATGTATTCATGTATGAACGTTTGGTTGACTGCTGTTAGGAGGCAGCATGTTGTACAGAGAATGTGAACAGTTAGATTCCATGTAGGGCTCGAGCATCAGCTACGGGATGTGGGCCAATTTTGTCTTCTTCATACTTCCCccttttttaaatctgtaaaatgggagtgattccTGTCTTGTTCCCGTCCTTATAGGAATAGAGTGAAGACGAGAAATTGAGATGGAATATTTTGTGCTTTTGGAGAAGTAGTAAGATTgaactggtgattttttttttttttttttagtgcttagGATTTGGTGCTGTTAGATTTTCTTGTTAGCTTTTCCacagcttactatgtgccagtcttGCTGGCAGCCTCGCAGCTGTGAGAAGCTTGATAAGTCTGGCCAGGGTAGTTGTGATTTCTATGGATCTGCACCTCCTTGGTAAGTCCGCCCTGTTGGGAGGAAGGATAAGTTTGGATTTTTAGCTTGTACTCTTGTTTTGATTGGTGGGACCTGGAAGCCATGAGAAATGTCAGTCTTTTGCCAGAAGGTATATGCCTGCCTTCTTATTGTTGGAGTTAATTATGAGTCTCTGCAGTCTTTGCTGTATAATTTGGGGCTTTTACAGTAACCTCTGGGCATGATTCTCTTTGCTCTTCTCAGCATTTACCTTCCCCACAGCTATCACTAGAAAGTACCTCCtacaatcttatttatttatttatttatttgtttatttatttttggctgcattgggtctttgttgctgcgtgccggctttctctagttgtggtgagcgggggctactctttgttggggtgcgcgggcttctcattgcagtggcttctcttgttgtggagcacgggctctaggcgcgtgggcttcagtagttgtggcatgtgggctctagagcacaggctcaggagttgtggcacccgggcttagttgctccgcggcatgtgggatcttcccagaccagggctcaaacccgtgtcccctgcattggcaggtggattcttaaccactgtgccaccagggaagccctacaatcctttttaaatttaattttatttatttttttggccatgccgcacggcatgtgggatcttagttccctcaccagggatagaacctgcgtGCCCTGTGGTGGAAGCgcagtctttttatttatttatgtatgtacgtatgtatgtatgtatgtatggctgcgctggctcttcgttgctgcgtgcgggctttctctagttgcggtgagcgggggctgctctttgtcatggtgtgctggcttctcattgcggtggcttctcttgttgtggatcacgggctgcagtagttgcggcatgcgggctcaatagttgtggctcacgggctctagaacgcaggctcagtagttgtggcacatgggcttagttgctctgtggcatgtgggatcttcccggaccagggctcaaacccgtgtcccctgcattggcaggaggattcttttttttttttggctgcgttgggtcttcgttgctgtgcatgggctttctctagttgcagcaagtgggggctactcctcgttgcagtgtgcaggattctcattgtggtggcttctcttgttgcagagcatgggctctaggcgtgtgggcttcagtagttgtggcgcatgggttcagtagttgtggctcgcaggctctagatcacaggctcagtagttgtggcgcacaggcttagttgctccacggcatgtgtgatctttctagaccagggctcgagcccatgtcccctgcattggcaggcagattcttttttctttctttctttttttttttggcatgcggattcttaaccactgtgccaccagggaagcccaaatcactgagtcttaaccactggacctccagggaagtccccctacaaTCATTAATAAGGCTTAACCGTTTCCATATTTTAACATTAAGCAAACTTTAGTTCCTTTCAGATGCTTTAGAGTCTGCTAAGTTGACCTTCCTGGATATACAGAGTCTTAGGTCTAGTATGAGTTAGGTTAGAGAACTCTTTTgaagtgaaggaagaaatggGCTCACCAGTTAATcaggtttctgtttttcagaacTGGGCTAGGCCGTGTAACACACATATGTTGGAATTCAGAGAGCTGGGCTTGATGCCCGTGGGCTTCAGTGTTATATACGATTGCTATTTCAGGAAAACCAGTGAAGTTTCCTTGTCTGTTTCACATATGTTTAGCTGATTGTCTTCCTTTGTGTTTGGTGAGAAATAGCATTTGATCCTACTTTTTTGAATCATCATATAATACATACTTGGTTGGAAATGGGTACCTTGTTCATTTctcaaggtttgtttttttcctacttaCCAGTTGAGGATATTACTGGCAGTCTTCATAGTTGTGAGggggaaaaatggagaaaagttcTGTAGTGGTTTCCTATCTGGGAAAAAAAGATTCAATTCTGGAAGGAGAGGCAGGCTCCCTTGGCATCAGTTTGAGGCCCTGCTGTTGTGGACAGACCTGGCAGACATGAGAAAcccatttctctgttttcttgggTCTTCAGGTCTAAGGGGTCTTTTTGAGAAAGAGCATGACATGCTGAGAGCAAAATGATTTTATGGTGTGGTGAGGagggtctgattttttttttttaactccaagtgtttttttttgtttgtttggttggttttttttgtggtacgcgggcctctcactgttggggcctcttccgttgaggagcacaggctccggtcgcgcaggctcagcggccatggctcacgggcccagccgccctgcggcatgagggatcttcccggaccggggcacaaacccgtatcccctaaatcggcaggcggactctcaaccactgcgccaccagggaagccccaagctctCTTTTGGAATGAGCAGCCTGGTTTCAGAAATCTCTGTCCATTTGAGTTTGTGTCTTTTACTTCTTAACATTTTGCCCACTGACATCATTCCTAAGGTTTTAGACCTTGGGCTACACCTCGGCTTTTCTCTGGAAGTTCCCTCCGTATGTTCTTTAGTTGGTTTATGGTGGAGTTTCAGATCTGACCTTTTTGCACAGATGTCTGTGTATTGGAACTAAAAATGAATATGTGGTTTTTGTGCCTGTAGCTCATGAGCAGACACTGGCTTATGATGTGTTGGAAATTGCAGAGGCTGGCTGACTTGGCACTGTTGTGCTTTAGCAGGGGCAGAGGTAGGTTGTGGCTGCAAAACCTGATATTTGGACATCCTACTTTAGAAGTTAGAAAAGGACATGTGTAAGTCTTAGGACACCGTGGAGGGGATTTATGGACAAGAGAGGGAGGAGAGCATTACGATTTCATTGTTTATATTTTAGGCTTCAAGGAATTTGAAAAGTGGCCAGTGGTTATATCAGTGTGTTGTCAGCCTGTCTAGTCTAATGAACTCCTTTTATCCCACAGATCTGTTGCCATACAGTTAGTAATTTGCAGAGTGGAAATGGACAGAGGCATCCTATCTCTGTTACATGCAAAGCAGTGCATAGCTGACACAAAGGACTACTTGCCTCAGAGAAGACCTTTACGTAAGGTCTTCTGCTGCCCCTGTCTTGTTCTGCCATCTGAGGCATAGCCCACCAAGTCCTACCCCACGTGACCCGTCAGGTCTTTCTGCTGCTAAGATGCAAGTGGCCCACTGGCAGAGTTACAGTGGCTTAACTTTGTACCCTAATGCTTGTCAAGGTGGTCTGGGGAGGAATAGAATAACAAGGGAATGTAGTATAGAAGGGTTAGTTAAAAATGTTATCTGGAGCCGTGTCATTCATGTTGCTCTCCAAAAAACACATCCAGCTTAGAATGgttatcatttaaaatgtttcatatatACAAGAAAAGATGTATAAAGtgtatgtataataataataatgaaatgtgTACCTAGGTAACCATCACTAAGCTTAAAAAACAGAATGTTATCAGTACCTTTGAAGACCCCTGTGTGTTACTTCCTGAttacctctccccctcccccatgtaACCAACCACCATCCTCAATTTTATGTTCATCATtcccttgctttgttttttatagtTGTCTAGATTGGTCTTTTCATGAATGACTGCCATTAGAATGCTCTCAGGATCCTTGAGACAGAAACTGTTTTGGATTTTCAGTTAGACAATATCTCCCCAAAGAGAGAAGGAGGCACTCATATTTATTATTAGCCTTTCAGCCTCTTAGACCTTCTACTTCTCTAACCTTCCTTATTTGCCAGAAAAAGCCATCCTAGGGCTCTCAAATGGCTCTGCCTGGGTTTAGAGTCGTACgtatttctttttctagatcCTAGAAACTATGATTTTCTTCAAAATGCCAGGGGCGGGGAGAAGATGAGCTGGAGTGAGAAGGCCTCCGCAAGATGTGTGCATTTGGGTACTGCTGTTCTTCAGTGCTTGGCACTGAGGAGTCTCGTCCCCAGTATGGGCAGATGGCAGAGTAACGCAGCTTCCTTTGAAAAGAGGCAAACCGCCAAATGGCTGAGGTGTGAACCCTTCGAAAGGCCAGTGCTTTAGGTTTCTGCTTACTGAGTTTAATGTTGTATCCACAAGTTACTGAATAAAAATCAGCTTGAAAGCTCTTCAGTCTTGAAGTTAATGTCCAGTGGAATTAACTTTCCATTCCAGCCCTCTGGAGTGTTGCAACTAAGCTGCAGACTGCCATGAGCAACTTTTATAAATAGAGGGACTGTGTGTGCTTGTGTCTTGTTCTGGTGTAGCCACCTCTCCTGTGCATACTGTGGGCGGGGCGTTGACAGTGGGCACCATCATTAGACTTCTCAAGTCTCAGCATGGAGGTGGCTGCAGAGGGCGTGTGAGATAGGTCAGGAGAGGGATTCCGGCATCTTGGCTATTTCTGAGTAAGGTCTTCACAGTATGGTTTTGAAATTCTGTTTGAAGTGAGTTCTGAGAAGCGCAGACATCTCTGTtaaaacataaatgaataaagatcttccaaagtcaaatattttaaatatgatttcattttggattttctttgcttCTGACCCCATCTATTGGTGAAGTTGAAGTTTTATTTCAACCTTTGGGTGAGAGTAATTTTGGAAAGTGAGCCAGCTACAAGGTGTGGAGTCAGGCATTTAATTTGgtggtagaattttttttttaagcctgatTTGTTGACATATCATTTATATACCACctaaaattcaccttttaaaagtTGCTCAGTTCTGTTAATTTTGGCAAATGTCAAAATCATAACCTCTGCCACAATCAAGGTATACGTATTTTCATCACCTCCacaacttcttttccttttagtcAATTCAATCATTCTgaggtgagttttttttttttttttttctgtttgtttttttttggtacgtgggcctctcactaccgtggcctctcccgttgcggagcacaggctctggacgcgcaggctcagtggccatggctcacgggcccagccgctccgcggcatgtgggatcttcccggaccggggcacgaacccgtgtcccctgcatcggcaggcggactctcaaccactgcgccaccagggaagcccctgaggtgAGTTTTTTGAGCTCAGCACATTTCTAGCCAGAAAGTCTTTGTCAGAgtcttttggatttctttcatttcttgacCAAAAGCCAGTTGAAACTGGTGCAAAGTGAAGTTACCTTTGGTGTGTCTTCACAGGagatctgtgttttccagctgGTTTGGGAGCAGTATCAGGAGCATTCCGGGGGTGGGGGAGTGCTGTGACTGGCAGCTCAAAAAGGGGAAGAGGCCGTCTTCTTCAGGTGCCAGGCAGAGCTCCTAACTTGAAGAGGCTCCCCTTTGGCTTTGACCTATGGCTTGGAGGCATTTTGCAAAAGTCAGAGTTCTTACTGGTTGAAGATTACATGTGTATCCTATAGTGCTGTTCTCAAGTCCCAAAATCTTGCCTGGTTCATTTTGGCAGGAGCAGGCCCAGAGGGAAAGCTGGTGCTCTGAGGTGGCACCTGTTCAGGtcaagaactttttttttggctcccATGTGAAAAATCAACTCTGTGTCTGACTTGCTTCCTCTAGAAATGGACTTACTAATTACCACTCAAGGCGTTTTAGTCTTTTAATGTGAAGGGTATGGTAAGCTCCAAAGAGATTTCTTATTGCTTTGTAGGCTGCTGAATTCTGTAGCCAAATCTATTTAGGAATTGCCTTAATTATTTTGTTCTCCCCCTTTAAATTTTAGGCTATATTACAAAAGTGTGGCTGACAACGACTagggtttgctttgttttttggtgCATCTGGAATTGAGTGTTGcaatgattttttgttgttgttgttgcagtgaTTTAAATGCATGTGTGTTCATTCTGCACCTCATTCTGTGTGCTTCTCACCCCTCAGGAAACCCAGGTTGACAAGAACTCAAAGTGCCTTTTCTCCAGTCTCCTTCAGCCCCCTGTTCACAGGTAAGGgtgatctctttctttttcttctgacatCTGAAAGCACGAGTGTTCTGAGACAAGTCAGGAAACACTTGCAGATGCATCTCAGAGGGAGCTTCAAGCATGTCTGcagttattttcttcatttcgtGCCTTCTGGGTTTGGGGTGAGGCTATTTTTACGGTGTGAAATGTATTCTTGACTTTGGATGCTTTATAGTttgaggtagagactgcttgctGGTAATTAGGTGGCCCTGGTAGTTATGCAGGCTTTAGTTCAGGGTCATcacatataaattaaaagtagaaattaCAAATTTATAGGCTCATAGCACATAAAGGACTCCCCAAAAGTCATACAATTCCTGTCCCTGCTTCCAAGGGAGTTCATGGATTATCTAATAAACATGATCCATGATGATCTGgtctatttttaaagactttggtCAAAGGGGATCACATGAACTCTTGTCTTACCCATTTTAGGGGCTAGCAGTTCTTGCAGCTGTTAAAGAGTTCTTCATTGGATCTAATTTAAGTCTCTCCTCTTGCAGCAGGGAACACAGTTGCTAAAGTAGGAAAGCCGTCAAATATCCTATTGCCTTCTCCTTTAAAGGGGAGCTTTTTCTGAGAGGGAGACCTTTGTTATGTGAGTCAGGTGTGAAGCTCCTGCTTGAATGAGATGTAGAAAAGGAAGTCTGGAGCACACAGCctcaaatctcagaaacagagtgCTCTTCACTGGGCATGGCTGAGAAGCCTTTAAACTGAATCCCAGTTTCAAACTCTTTTGGATGCTGTGTCCCTCAAAAAAGATGATTGCAAGAATTATGATCTGAGACTGGACATTTCTAGGAAAATGTTAAGCCAGCTAGTGGCACCCCCATCACTGGGTAGACTGCTGTGAGCTGTCAGGACAGGTGAGTTGGTGCCTGCAATAGGCACAGGTGGAGAAGGAGGTCCTCTGTTCATATCCCCTCTGTTCTTATCCCAAGCAAAGAATTAAAGGATCTTATCCTGTAGCAGAATGTCTTTCTAGTTAGTAGTTGTTTCCCTTTTAAAGTAATGAAACCCACATTTGTAGTTTCATGTTCCACGTTCTTATTTCAAAGAGCCTTAGCTCTCTTGAATTACATCCTTTAAGTGCCTACAATCTAGACCTCTCTGACCCTTCAAGAAACCTGGGCTCATTGCATTGCTCTGGGCAGCTAGGCCTTCAGTCATTAAGCTGTGTGATG
Protein-coding sequences here:
- the SOCS7 gene encoding suppressor of cytokine signaling 7 isoform X2 gives rise to the protein MQGAELRDGEAAAAAAASYRVLSRLLGYGEADPEPGPPPPPPGHGPAPPPFLTRPGPRGSRPPQLMVFRNVGRPPEEEDAEAAREPGPSELLCPRHRCALDPKALPPGLALERTWGPAVGLEAQLAALGLGQPAGPGVKTVGGGCCPCPCPPQPPPPQPQPPAAAPQAGEDPTETSDALLVLEGLESEAESLETNSCSEEELSSPGRGGGGGGRLLLQPPGPELPPVPFPVQDLVPPGRLSRGEQQPPPPPPPPPGPLRPLAGPSRKSSLKIRLSRLFRTKSCNGGSGGGDGAGKRPSGELAASAASLTDVGGFAGRELDAGRLWTRRLSGHGSRAQPLRGMWDLPGPGHEPVSPASAGGLSTTAPPGKPLRKPRLTRTQSAFSPVSFSPLFTGETVSLVDVDISQRGLTSPHPPTPPPPPRRSLSLLDAFPRIVPLRAAESLHSQPPPPLQCPLYRPDSSSFAASLRELEKCGWYWGPMNWEDAEMKLKGKPDGSFLVRDSSDPRYILSLSFRSQGITHHTRMEHYRGTFSLWCHPKFEDRCQSVVEFIKRAIMHSKNGKFLYFLRSRVPGLPPTPVQLLYPVSRFSNVKSLQHLCRFRIRQLVRIDHIPDLPLPKPLISYIRKFYYYDPQEEVYLSLKEAQLISKQKQEVLEPST
- the SOCS7 gene encoding suppressor of cytokine signaling 7 isoform X4 — its product is MQGAELRDGEAAAAAAASYRVLSRLLGYGEADPEPGPPPPPPGHGPAPPPFLTRPGPRGSRPPQLMVFRNVGRPPEEEDAEAAREPGPSELLCPRHRCALDPKALPPGLALERTWGPAVGLEAQLAALGLGQPAGPGVKTVGGGCCPCPCPPQPPPPQPQPPAAAPQAGEDPTETSDALLVLEGLESEAESLETNSCSEEELSSPGRGGGGGGRLLLQPPGPELPPVPFPVQDLVPPGRLSRGEQQPPPPPPPPPGPLRPLAGPSRKSSLKIRLSRLFRTKSCNGGSGGGDGAGKRPSGELAASAASLTDVGGFAGRELDAGRLWTRRLSGHGSRAQPLRGMWDLPGPGHEPVSPASAGGLSTTAPPGKPLRKPRLTRTQSAFSPVSFSPLFTDAFPRIVPLRAAESLHSQPPPPLQCPLYRPDSSSFAASLRELEKCGWYWGPMNWEDAEMKLKGKPDGSFLVRDSSDPRYILSLSFRSQGITHHTRMEHYRGTFSLWCHPKFEDRCQSVVEFIKRAIMHSKNGKFLYFLRSRVPGLPPTPVQLLYPVSRFSNVKSLQHLCRFRIRQLVRIDHIPDLPLPKPLISYIRKFYYYDPQEEVYLSLKEAQLISKQKQEVLEPST
- the SOCS7 gene encoding suppressor of cytokine signaling 7 isoform X3, with amino-acid sequence MQGAELRDGEAAAAAAASYRVLSRLLGYGEADPEPGPPPPPPGHGPAPPPFLTRPGPRGSRPPQLMVFRNVGRPPEEEDAEAAREPGPSELLCPRHRCALDPKALPPGLALERTWGPAVGLEAQLAALGLGQPAGPGVKTVGGGCCPCPCPPQPPPPQPQPPAAAPQAGEDPTETSDALLVLEGLESEAESLETNSCSEEELSSPGRGGGGGGRLLLQPPGPELPPVPFPVQDLVPPGRLSRGEQQPPPPPPPPPGPLRPLAGPSRKSSLKIRLSRLFRTKSCNGGSGGGDGAGKRPSGELAASAASLTDVGGFAGRELDAGRKPRLTRTQSAFSPVSFSPLFTGETVSLVDVDISQRGLTSPHPPTPPPPPRRSLSLLDDISGTLPTSVLVAPMGSSLQSFPLPPPPPPHAPDAFPRIVPLRAAESLHSQPPPPLQCPLYRPDSSSFAASLRELEKCGWYWGPMNWEDAEMKLKGKPDGSFLVRDSSDPRYILSLSFRSQGITHHTRMEHYRGTFSLWCHPKFEDRCQSVVEFIKRAIMHSKNGKFLYFLRSRVPGLPPTPVQLLYPVSRFSNVKSLQHLCRFRIRQLVRIDHIPDLPLPKPLISYIRKFYYYDPQEEVYLSLKEAQLISKQKQEVLEPST
- the SOCS7 gene encoding suppressor of cytokine signaling 7 isoform X5; the encoded protein is MQGAELRDGEAAAAAAASYRVLSRLLGYGEADPEPGPPPPPPGHGPAPPPFLTRPGPRGSRPPQLMVFRNVGRPPEEEDAEAAREPGPSELLCPRHRCALDPKALPPGLALERTWGPAVGLEAQLAALGLGQPAGPGVKTVGGGCCPCPCPPQPPPPQPQPPAAAPQAGEDPTETSDALLVLEGLESEAESLETNSCSEEELSSPGRGGGGGGRLLLQPPGPELPPVPFPVQDLVPPGRLSRGEQQPPPPPPPPPGPLRPLAGPSRKSSLKIRLSRLFRTKSCNGGSGGGDGAGKRPSGELAASAASLTDVGGFAGRELDAGRKPRLTRTQSAFSPVSFSPLFTGETVSLVDVDISQRGLTSPHPPTPPPPPRRSLSLLDAFPRIVPLRAAESLHSQPPPPLQCPLYRPDSSSFAASLRELEKCGWYWGPMNWEDAEMKLKGKPDGSFLVRDSSDPRYILSLSFRSQGITHHTRMEHYRGTFSLWCHPKFEDRCQSVVEFIKRAIMHSKNGKFLYFLRSRVPGLPPTPVQLLYPVSRFSNVKSLQHLCRFRIRQLVRIDHIPDLPLPKPLISYIRKFYYYDPQEEVYLSLKEAQLISKQKQEVLEPST
- the SOCS7 gene encoding suppressor of cytokine signaling 7 isoform X1, encoding MQGAELRDGEAAAAAAASYRVLSRLLGYGEADPEPGPPPPPPGHGPAPPPFLTRPGPRGSRPPQLMVFRNVGRPPEEEDAEAAREPGPSELLCPRHRCALDPKALPPGLALERTWGPAVGLEAQLAALGLGQPAGPGVKTVGGGCCPCPCPPQPPPPQPQPPAAAPQAGEDPTETSDALLVLEGLESEAESLETNSCSEEELSSPGRGGGGGGRLLLQPPGPELPPVPFPVQDLVPPGRLSRGEQQPPPPPPPPPGPLRPLAGPSRKSSLKIRLSRLFRTKSCNGGSGGGDGAGKRPSGELAASAASLTDVGGFAGRELDAGRLWTRRLSGHGSRAQPLRGMWDLPGPGHEPVSPASAGGLSTTAPPGKPLRKPRLTRTQSAFSPVSFSPLFTGETVSLVDVDISQRGLTSPHPPTPPPPPRRSLSLLDDISGTLPTSVLVAPMGSSLQSFPLPPPPPPHAPDAFPRIVPLRAAESLHSQPPPPLQCPLYRPDSSSFAASLRELEKCGWYWGPMNWEDAEMKLKGKPDGSFLVRDSSDPRYILSLSFRSQGITHHTRMEHYRGTFSLWCHPKFEDRCQSVVEFIKRAIMHSKNGKFLYFLRSRVPGLPPTPVQLLYPVSRFSNVKSLQHLCRFRIRQLVRIDHIPDLPLPKPLISYIRKFYYYDPQEEVYLSLKEAQLISKQKQEVLEPST